The Haliotis asinina isolate JCU_RB_2024 chromosome 16, JCU_Hal_asi_v2, whole genome shotgun sequence DNA segment TCAGGAGTATTACACATGTATCATATTGTCTGGAAACAGATCGAGTCTGGAATAgacagacaatctagtgactgtCATTATGTGATATGATGACAGAGCGTGTGTTTATGAATACCTATGGTCCCATCCTTCATATACATATGTTGGGTCTAGTGGGTTGTTCACCCGAAGTAATTTAGGAATTTATGGTATAAATCAAAATAGACAAATGTGCATCAAATTTGGAAAGTTTCTCCACGTCTACCATGAAACCTCTTAGTCCGTTTCTGGTTGACTGTTTAATGCCACAGGGAGCAGTATTCCACCAATATGTCGCCGGTCTCTAAATAAGtgtgtctgcaccagacaatccagtgctcaacaccAATGCCAACCTGATCAGttctaacttggatcttcacaGCTGTGAAGACCATGGGGGCTTATGGGTAAACACATTGGTATTTGATGTAATTGGCGCCGAATGAATGCAATTCCGATACCCTGACACGTATTCATATCAGTTGTTAGCTCCTGTGCTTTGGAATTCTGGACAGAAGCTCGATCAACTGTTTCTGTGTGACATCAATCTCTTGTAGATTAGAAGCAGACACGTCTGTCCGTGGTTGTTATTATCTCTGTTGAGCTGAAGCTATAACCTTACAATTGGGAAAATGTCACTAATTGACCTATACTTACACAATATTGAGTAGCTATGTTGTTAATATTGATAAGCTATTGGTGAAACGGATACATTCCAATCAATGCAttggtgtacatgtatatatgagcTACATTTTAGTGTGGCTGCTGACACAGAAGACACTATCCTACGGACAAACACAGTTCTAATTCGACCCTATGCCATGAATATGCAAACAGCGGATGACAAGGTATTGGAACACAGGTGTGTAGTGAAACAGCGAATTGATCAACAATTGATTTTATGTTGAGCGTGAGTTATAACGAGGTTTGGTTTTTCATTGTGGCCACGCTGTGTGGCTGCTTCCATGGGCACTCCTGGCCTGTGGCATCGAGGAAACTACTTTATAaagataattatatattttgacaGACATCTACTTTGATTGTAAACATTTGGTTCGTGATGCAGGACCAAACTATTGCTTTAACTCTGTGTCTAAGTATGTGTGCTGCATATGGACTTCAGCTTGGATCTGATCATGGTCCTCTGTACAGATTGTATAACGACCTTCTCGAGCACTACAAGCCGTACATCCGACCCAGGAAGAATCCCAATGAGACGGTGGAGGTTGTGGTTTCCTACAGCATGGCATCAGTGGAAGCCTTGGAGGAAACTACCCAGACAGTTGATTCATCTGGATTCTTAACACTTCAGTGGACAGATGACCTGTTGACCTGGAACTCAAATGAGTATGGTGGTATAGATTATATAAATATACCCGTGGAGAAACTGTGGTTTCCGGACTTGAGTTTGACAAATGGAGTCGATGTCCTGTCTTTAATATTGCCCATCGGGGAAAAGGCAAGAGTGACCAGCAATGGAAGTGTCACATGGTTTAGAGATTTGAAGAAACGTACAAAATGTTCTTTAGACATGCGGCATTTCCCTTTTGACACGCAGACTTGCAGTATCAATCTCATTCAGTGGGTCACAGACATAAGGCAAGTCAATATGACTGCAGGTATAGTTGTGATTGAATCCTCACTGTTTCAACGAAATGGAGAATGGGAAATCACTGGAAAATCCAAGGGCACCTTCCTTCATAGATATAATGATCATATAATTCAGACGGAGATTGAGTTCACGTTCATCTTCAAAAGGAAATATCTGTActacatcatcaccaacatcctTCCCGTCATGCTTCTTTCCGTCCTTAACCTTGGTGTGTTTCTACTTCCGCCTGAATCTGGGGAGAAGGTATCACTGTGCATTTCCATAGTGCTGTCGTATGCAGTATTCTTGTCTGTCATTGGTGGGAGACTACCGGAAGTGTCAGATACTGTGAGCATCTTCAGCATCTATCTTCTGACAATGATGTTCCTTAAAGTCGCAACAACGTTAGTGACGGTTTTAGGGCTTAATGTGTACCACGGATTCTCGGAGCAAAACGTTTCGTGTGCTACCGAACAACAGGAAATTCACTGTTTAAACACCTTTCGTGAACACGATTCACCCAAGaaaaaaattcaaatataaTTACAGAAGGGCAACAAAAAACTTGCAAATCATctgtacaaaatatgtttttgtgttaTAACTACTCTTACTATCCTTgtgacatgtttatgttttatccTGCTCGTAAGACAGTAGTATCGAGCAAAACTGGATGGTAGCACCCTTACTGTGAACACCGCCATGCACACAAATACGTGCCAGTGTTACAGGCAGAGTTATTCTTTCCACGTCAGTTGTAATTGTATTCCAAGGGTTTTCTGTTCACATTCATACACAGAGGTAGTGCTGCTACTATATTTACAAGGCTGCTATGAGAGCTCATTCGAAATCCCCCTGCCGGgaccttattctcgaaacgttcgtagcctaagaattcttaacatTGATCGTAGTGAATGTGTTTAAGAAGTTGGTAGGGTTACGAAGGTTTCGTAACACGGTGAGTTGGAAAATGATCAGTTCAGAAACAACTGCAAGTTCTTTATATATTTGAACCTTGGATACTCTGCACAGACCAGTTTTATAAATCTACCATCCGTTATATTGGTGAATATTATCATCTACGTTTTGTTTGCTACAATCCTGTTATATATCTCTTTGTCAATGTATATGTACTGTCTTTGAATTGGTATTGTAGTTTTAACCCTTGTAAGTTCTTCATAATAAATTGTCATTTTAGTTAATTTAGAAATAGAAGTGTTCATTGTACAAATGtctctgttgtttgttttatatttgacTGATTTGTGGTAAACTATTTGTGCATGTGTGCACGTAcccatgcgtgtgtgtgtgtgtgtgtgtgtgcgtgtgcgtgtttcCTCAGCTCACGGTTACGTTTAATTTTGCAATTTTGCACTGTGCCGACAGTTTTGCACTCATGTAAGGGTACTGCAGTTGTAATGGGTGATGGGGTAACCAGGCTAGCttatttcagttaatatttagtCACTGGCCAAAAGAGCGGTGTGACGTCACGGAATGTCCCGATTTTGTATCTCAGATTTAAAGCTGAATAACTTTATGAACCGAAATGTTCCGTGCTTTGAGATATAATCCCGACCTCTAAAGACCTGTCGAATTCTAGCGGGAATACTGTCGTACAGTCTCCTGATGTACGTGAGCGAGAGACCTCTCCATATTTCCCCGTCGATTCGATTTAGGTCATCTCTGCTACTGATCTCGTCAACTCGTCTTTTCAGGCAATTTGAGagttttataaaaaaaagtCTATTACATTCAAGTCTGGACTTTGAACTGGCCATGGCAAAGTACGAATTCCACAAATTTCATCTAGAATGttaatattcttgtttgtgtTCATATTGCCATCAACAGAAGTGAGTGTCCCAACACCATGACGAGTGATGCAGCCCCAGAACATCGCCGATATCACTTTCTGGTTATCATGATCGGTGTGAACACCCAAACGTTCGGGGAGTAATCTCTCATTTTTCTTCCTCCAAACCAGAGCTTTCTCATCCCTTCCAATCTGCACTTGAGTCTCGTCACTGTAaataatttgttttcagttaTCTCTTCCCCTCTGCAGTTTAGAGCCGCAAAATCTGAGTCGGTGTTCTCTGTTCACGGGTGATATGGTGGTTTTCTTGGTGATTTTCGTTGTAGCCTTGGGCAAACAATCGCCTCCGAAGAGTTCGAGTAGCAACTGTTTGAGGAATTTGTGCATTTAAACTGTCAGTAATGTCCCTCAAACTACTCCGCCGATTCCGATTGTCAAGACGAAATAACTTCCTATCACTACGTCGTGACGATTTTCTGGCCCGACCGCTTCCCGGTCTGTTTTCACATGAACCAGAGTTGCGACAACGTTGTGGAAATTTCTGAACTGTTCTAGGGTTAATTCTGACTATTTCTGCAATTTTATAGCTCGTTGCCCCTTGTTGGGATAAAGAAACAGTTGTTTCTGGTCGGGTGTCACTTGAAGGCCGTGAGCAGGCATCGTGAAGCAGACGAAAATAATTGTACACAAAGGGGAAGTAACTGCTGCAACCGGTGTTAGACTGAATTTGAACCCGATAAAATATTATCATACTGAGTTTTATGACGATTTATGGTCATAAACAGAGACGCGAAATGATTATTCTTCACCTGACGTCCACGTCATATTCAGCGCAGTCAGTTTTGCCAACTCATTTTTGGCCACTGACTCTATTTATCACAAGCTCATATATGTCCATCTGTCGTCCATGGTGGGTTTCAGACCGTGTCATGTAGTATTATACACTGTCATTAGAATTGTCTGTCCATGTGGCGTGTTGACTTCACAGAAATTAAGTGACGACTCGGTATAGTGTTACCGTTGCATGACCTCCCATATATGAAAGGACTTCGCCTTCATCAAGGTTTTCTTTGTTTCACGTCTTGCCGCATAAATGAGATGCTGAAACGTATAATATAAATAGAAACAAATTTCGAATTGGCAACGGATACCCCAGTGATCAATTTGTCTAAAACTTCTAATAAGTGATGTTAGAGTACTTGATTCCTCTTCTTAGTTAGTCTTTATACGACGTGTCAGAACTCCTTCATCAAGTGGATGCATGTACAAAGGTAATCATGTTTTCGTAATGACAAAACCgacgtatgtatgtgtgtgtgtgtgcgcgcgtgtgtgtgcgtgtgcgttcgttggtgcgtgtgtgtgtgtgtatgaatgtacaTAGACAACAGCTGAGTTGAGTTGGGTTGGGTTTTACGTGAGATCGGCATTATCTGCATACGATGACGTAATCCATGATCAGTCTTCATTCATAAGTATTTCAAGTACAGACTCCATCTTGAAAACAACATTATACGAAGTCAGTTAGATAGGattgatatcaaatataccaATGTAAGAATGAAGTCTGTGTGCAGAGATAGAAACATAACACGAAGTCATTTACATAGGGTTAATGTACTATGATATCAATGTAAGGATGAACCCAATGAGATACATAGTATTACATGTACACTGTAAGACGAAGGAGATACTTATAGAACAACTCCGTATACGGGTCatgtgttcatgttcatgttcacatataaatgcctttcaaaaactGTACGCTTTAGTTATTTTTGAACACGACCATACCGTGTCCAAATGAAGTTCTGAACAGTCTATAATGGGTCTTACTCTCATGAAAATATTCTTCCAAACAAGTTTTGCCTTTACAGGAACCCATGACGTCATCGTTGGATATAATGTCTTCTTCAGCAGGAATGTTCAATCAACGTTTCCTTAGTTTTCTAAGAGATGGACGTCCTGTCCAGAACTACACCTACTTTATCCTCgttttgtaaatagcaaaggtAGTCACGTTGCCAACTTCTGGAATGTGTTGTTTGTATTGACCCCAAACGTGCTGTGGTCTCTCTGGAGGTCTGTTTTCATGACCCATTTGCAAATATATGCCTGCTATTGCTATTTGACGTGTATTGATGTCCCTTCCGTGTGTCCTCAGCGAGTATCTTTGGTGTGTGATAGTGATTTGTTCCAGCATTTCCTCTGCGATCGGCAGTAATGAATATTGATAAGGGAATTTGATCATGGCCACTTTAGACTATAAAGTACACTTTTTGCATGACGCATGCGTCATCGTACTTTACTTTAATAGTTAACGACGAAAAGTATACTTTATTTTACTATTCAGGATGGTAGAGTGATCTCtaattcttaaaggtcacatgcaaccaaaaaatcaaacataattaaaacacagttatcacttgctcataatatataaaattcattggtgattgtgagaaaaaacatcaaataaatACAATCATAGGCGTATAATCGccaatcaaaagtgcaatattttatatttgagtTTACCTCCGTCGAAACGGTGCAGCTGCGATACAGAAACCCAGTCAGGGCCGATGGGTGTGCACTCACGTGTAATAGCGCCCTTACACTTAGCCGGCTGTTTGTTTATTGCGTATACTGCTCACGGCCTCATGCTACGGACAGACTtaactgtttcaagctccgcgaacctacaCTCTGCGCATATGTTAAAATCGCAGCGCAGCATTGCTGGAGAACCCGCTGTTGAACTAATAGTGAACTGTTTGAACACCGATTTCACGAGCTTttattcattgcatttttttcaaacatttggggtggaattggcatttttgatgatttgtttcggtaagtgcataccgaaaggtatcagaatctgcaaagttatatgttacgttgcatgtgacctttaattatcAAGATATCTGCCAATGTACTatcattatgtatgtatttaacATCCACTATTATAATCAATGTACCGTGTGCTGTCCTTGTACTCTACATGAACTCCTGTCTGTCTGTTCCGGGCGAAAGTACTCAAACAGCCAACGTTTAGTGAGTTATGGCAATGATGAGGAGCGCATCACATGTCCTCAGTGCAAGATGTAGATATCGTTGATGAAGGGAACACTAAACTTCAACGCGTCCCTATAATCGGAGACGACAAAATTTAGACGGACATAAAATATCAACGACAATAACATGCAAGGATCTTTGTCATGACACCGGGTATTCGGGAAAATTTAGAGCATGTCCTGCCGTGGAGGTAGCACTACCACTCAGTACCACCACCGTGACACAAAAGTTAGAAGAAACAGCTGAATTACTTGTAGGGTTTTACAGCATGGGCTTAGTTTCAgctttgtcagtgagtgagttttagttcgCGACGCGCTTAGCAATTTCCAGCTACGTGGCGGCTGTCTGTCAATAagtaagtctggaccagacaatcctatgATTAATAGCATGGgaatcaatctacacaaataggatacgatgacgtgtcaaccatgtcagcgaaaATTATTATCCGACTctgttagtcggctcttaccACAATCATGGgatgctgaggaccaattctaacccggagcATGGCACCTGGACATAACACCAGACATTtcctatgattacacgatgccatttagaaagtggtcaaatgcaacacatgtcatatttgggatttcactttcttagtaaagtacaaattctagtacttttttcggttgagtcccatccgggattcgaacccgcaccctcagagtcaggcacctaatcgccagcacacaaagtcagccgcctagcccgctcagccaccgcgacttccattTCCTTATATCttgcccgatcccgttagtcgcctcttgcgaatGGCATGGGCTACTGTAGATCAATTCTGAACGGGATCTTCACGTGCCCAGCTTCGTCGGAGATACTGGATAGGTGTTGGTACAACTGCCTACTAGGAATTTATGGAGGGTGTGGTAAAGTCCTCAGTAGGTTATCAACACAACAGGGGTGGaagggtagctcagtggttaaggtgttcgattccctaaataggtacaatgtgtgaagctgatttctCGTGTCAACTGCTGTGATACtgccggaatattgccgaaatatCAACCCACTCACCAACTCAAGATTAAAGTACAAGCAAAAATGTTcgaatatgttttatatgtatcACAACCGGTATGTCATTAAAAGATAGATTGCACTTTTACGATCTGACTTGTAGGTTCTTGTAGGTAGATTTTGCACGCGACAGACGCACGTGCATTTGTGCAGGGTGTGTTATCACGTTCCCAGACTCAGATCGATCTTTCATTTAAAAGATTGTCAGCAGTAAGATCAATACACAATAGAATTGACGTTTAAAGTGTATTTAAGACACAAACCTATCTCAAGGGAGTCATAGTTATGCAACGGTTCCTCAGTTTGAATGCCTACTTGAAGTAAAAGCACAAAAGAAATAGAACGCATCCTTGTCTATGTCACGTGATCGCTACACGTGCCACATGCACACGAAACATCCTTTCCGGATGATTGTCAGGGAGCAAACAGGTGCAGCCAGAGAGAGGATGATGACATAGCAGCACCGCCATCAATTGCTTGAAAACCGTGAAGAATCAATAATTAAGATTCGTCAGGTGCGCGGCAAGTTCCATTGAACAAGGTTTGTATGTGAAGTAAAACTTAGTTACGAACTGCTAACGCCAGTGAAGTCTTCAAGCCAGATGTACGAGGGATCATTACACCTTATCAAATCGTCGGCTTTAGATTTGTTCTGCACTTTTTGTCAATTATATTCATTGTAAAGATCGTTGTAAAGATCACTTTCCTCAGTATATACTACTATACTTTCATTTCCAAGGCTGTCCTTTTAACGACGCGCTCCTGGTCGGGAACACCTCCAATTATTTAACTAGCTTGAATTTGGCGATCATATGACATTTCTCTCTATAAGAAAACCTTGGATTATTCAAAATGAACGTTCAGCCAATGATTCTCAGTCTCTTTGTATTTGGCAGTTCCAAATGACCAGTGAACATAGCTGTAGCAAATTATGAGTCACATTGCCACGTGGGTAATCCGACATAATTGTTACTGTGGAAATCGTGTATTCTATTAATCTCTAATTTAAACGCATTACTGATCAAAACTGTTAATAAACTGATACACTttcaattcaaaacaattttacGCTTAAAGGAGAACACTTGTACTAATTTAGGGCATAATTTCGAACTGCAGAATCGGAAATTTCATCTCATTTTAGTAGCACTCATTCGCTTTTGCTGGAAATGTCGACTGGTTTCCAAGAGTCGGTTCGAGAGGTTTTCTCAGTAACAGTACCAAGAGTGCCTAGCGTACATGTCCAGACATTCCAGTTACTGACATCATTCACATTACACGAACCTGTGAACACATGGATGTGAACGGGTAATGCATATGAACAAAACGTATCTGCGCGTCTGGGTCGATGTGACATTTTGAAGGGCTGCACTATAATACAATGCAAGTATCAATGCAAGTTGGTCAAACTAGCGATTTAGGTTTCGGAAATATTTATGGAAATTATAGACACTGGaatggtaaaaacatgcatgaccattttaatattattttaaaCAACACGTCAGATTTGGTCTACTTGTACTTAAAATTCCAGATTTATTCACAGTCGTTAGTTCAATTACATTTTAGAAATGTCGGGTGGTTAAATTCTTCTCTGATATTTTCGGACGTCAAAGTAAACGTACGGTTTATAACACACAGGATACGGTTTTACCGAAGCGAACATGTACTCAGATTGAGTAAACCAAATCAAGAACCATGCATATGTTTAGCAGCgaaaatgtacatacatttttACCTCTGGTATctataacacaaacacacactgagGAGTATTCCTATAAATAGATACAGTGAGATACCACTGTGTCAAGTTGCTGTAACATATGTACGTCTGTCCAACAGAGGCTCACTAAACATAACATCAATAGTACTAGTTGTAGGTTTGTAGTATATACTAAGGGGAGATCACTCTCATCAGACATCCTGTTTAATGCCATGTACTCCTAGCACCGCCGCTGTTAAGTTCAGCCATTGTAACTTCATTACAGGTACGGTCGTCTCTGGGTATATGTCCCATTTTATATACATGTGTTATTGTTTCGTAGACTGTAAACTGCTGCTGTATGGAACTCAAAGAGAACACTTATTTAGTTCGATGTAACCGTTGTTCGTTATAAGGATTTCGCCAAAATGTACAGTGAATGACGTAATTGAGAGATATTTTAGCAGTTGGGAAAGTGAAGGGATAGTCTACGTGTTTATTGTAATGGATTTGAGGTTTGATATCGGTGTGAGAACCTTCACATTACAGTAGAGTAGTTAAATATCCG contains these protein-coding regions:
- the LOC137267575 gene encoding acetylcholine receptor subunit alpha-like — translated: MQDQTIALTLCLSMCAAYGLQLGSDHGPLYRLYNDLLEHYKPYIRPRKNPNETVEVVVSYSMASVEALEETTQTVDSSGFLTLQWTDDLLTWNSNEYGGIDYINIPVEKLWFPDLSLTNGVDVLSLILPIGEKARVTSNGSVTWFRDLKKRTKCSLDMRHFPFDTQTCSINLIQWVTDIRQVNMTAGIVVIESSLFQRNGEWEITGKSKGTFLHRYNDHIIQTEIEFTFIFKRKYLYYIITNILPVMLLSVLNLGVFLLPPESGEKVSLCISIVLSYAVFLSVIGGRLPEVSDTVSIFSIYLLTMMFLKVATTLVTVLGLNVYHGFSEQNVSCATEQQEIHCLNTFREHDSPKKKIQI